CAGTTCTCCAATATTCCAatattccaaatttccaattttccaattttcaaattttccaattttcaattttgaatttcccAATTTGCTTATTTGCCTACTTTCCAAGTGtccttttttctgatttttcgaattttcgaattttcaaattgtcaTGTTTTCAGAGTttcctttatttcctatttcctatttcctattttcctattttcctattttccaagtttccttttggccaatttcgacatttccaaatttccaagttgctttcttttccaatttacaattcccaaatttcctattttccaagtgtccttttttcctttttccaattttccaattttccaactaTCATTTGATCCTATTGCCTACTTTCCTGTTTCaaatttttccttatttcctttttccaattttccaatgtTCGAATTTTACAACTTTCcaactttccattttttcgTATTTCCGTTGTTCCAATTTTTCTTgtcttcaatttccaattttccaagtttccttaTTTCCCATATCCAAGTTTTAAGTTGtcacttttccaaatttccaatttccgTGTTGtgctattttcctattttctggGGTTGTGTTCTGAAATTCGCAGTAAATGCTTACTTACATAGTCCTATTTGGGGTTCCAATCCACAAATTCCTATTTCCCATTAAGGTTTCGTTTGTTGTCGTTTGGAAgccaattttattgttcttaatGTCATGTTGTACTGCTGTAACTTACAGGCAAGGCGTTAATGGTGTAGTTTTGAATCCCATCAATTTAATGCAACAACAGAAAACCCAATTGACCTCATATAAGTTCGTGCATGCAGCGAgaagaaaggacaaagacatggaTCTTTTGATGGACCTGTAGTCACGGTGAATGCTGCTTCAGTTCATCTCACCCGAGTACATGGATCTTTTGTTGCCTTCATTTTCCCTTCGCGTGATAGATAGTATTGTTCAGTTTGGGAGGCGATTTCTTTCGCATGTGTGAAATGTTGTCTGTAATGTGTATGCATTGTATGTACATTGACTTAATATTGATTTGTATTGTGTTTGTATTCCCTGAATGCtgtaatgtgtatgtattgtatgtatattgcCAAATATTGCCTTTATATTGCACTTGTATTGTCTACAATTGATTCgtattgtatatttattgtgGCCATATTGCCCTACTATTGCCTTCGTTTCATTTTTAAGCTCTGCTTTGAATCAATACGTGGCATATTGGCTGAATATGGGAGAGAGAAGATCAATTCTGACTCTCCCTAAGTGGATAAAATAGATGCTCAATATGAATCCTTTCCTCCACAAGTTTGTGTACAGTGCCGTACGTTCTGTGTTGTAGGTGCCCCACTGGCttattaaaattgatgattgGCCATGACAAACATTTTGTTTGCTTACTTGTACAAAAGTACATATTTGTGTCAATAACTAAGTTCGGACTGTTAACAATCATTCAGAAGAATGGTAGAAATAAGCTCCACTGTGCCAATCCGCGAAGTTGAACAAAGAAATTGTGTTCGATACACAGATGACATGGGAAACTAACATTAGCATTCTCCAATAAGAagacttctcttctttcccaCCCCTCGTcgattgagaaagaaagaagagggacAAAAAACACACTACCAAGTTAAGGTGACATtacaaacctaaaaaatatccTCATCAAACTTATAATGctcctttttttattctttaaagCAAAACTTCATTCAAACTGAGATAACCACGTGCTCTCGATAAGCACTCCGGAATTATTTGCTCATTATCTGCATCGCCTTCTGTCTCAACTTGAGGCTTGGAAGGAGCTTTGGCACCAGgaggctgcttcttcttcatcccaCTCACAATGTCATCGATTCTGAGAAGTAGGCAAGCAGCTTCTATGGCCGTTTTAAAGCTCTGGGCCTTCACGTTGCAGGCATCCCATATCTGACATCATAATTCCTAAAAATGAACAGCCTTACCAACAAACTAAAATTATTGGGAAATTTAGTACTAACCACGACAACAGCACTTCCCCTCACATGAGTGCTGTCGAAATATATTGGGAGAAGCTCTAAACTAGAACTACTACTGAAGCAAATCGACAATAGAAACCAGAAGATTGACACTTATGCCATATCAATAAAGGGACATATAATGGATACATTTGAGAACAATACTACATTAAAAGTCTTATTTCAGAGCTTTCAGCAAATATAAATCACCcaacaaatttgaatattgagatagcgaaggaaataaaagagagcAACAATAGTAAGCCAAAAAGATATCCAcctatctttttctctttcacacCAGTTATCACACCAGTGCTACCATCAATGCCAAGCCATGATTTTTCACCATTTGCATgctatggaaaaaaaattgtggttaGGATCTAAATGATGCATCATATTctgaccaaaataataatgatgcaGCAGAACGTATATAGAAATGacaaatcataacaaaactgaaCAAAGCCATACAAAACAGATTCAAACCTTTCCCTGCAGCGCCGTCATTGTTCTAATCACATTCACCCCGCAATTCGGAGCCAAAGTACGTGGTATACGCTCAAAAGCTATAGCAGCAGCTTCATACGGCCACTGTTTTACCATAAAAACAGGTGTAGCCATAAAACTCCAAAAAAATGCATGTAAAGTGAAACCACAACTAATTCTTAAGCTAAAGTATGTCAAGGAGCATGTGAATTGAAGTGACAGCCAGTTTATTCACATAATTTAGATTTGTACTTCCACAAGGACTTATTCTTGGACGAGTTTTACACAAGAAAGACCAAACTTTTGGATGAGGAAAGGAGCTTTAACCTTTTCTATACCTTCCACAGATGAACTCTTTTGCTTCAATGTAGCAGATACAGTTAACTGTGTAGCACCACCACCAGGACCAAGGTTCGGATTCTTGAGGATGTTTCTTGCTACAGACATGGCATCCTATGACCAGATATAAGGGAGTAAAGAAGACATTTCagcataatatatttattatacgTAATGGGGACAAAGAAGTAAAACCATTATACCTGCAAATTCCTTTCCACTTCATTGAACTGATCCTTACTAGGACCTCTCAAGAGTACAGTACATGCTTTAGGCTCTTTGCAATCAACAATGAATGCAAAAAACTCATCACCAATTGTCTTAACCTCAAATATCCCAGCGCCTGTACCAACATCAAACTGTTGCAATTGATCTGGTCTGTTAACAATTACAGCCCCACAAGCCTTGGCAATTCGGTTATTATCTGTTTTCCGCCACCTCCTCATTCCGAACCCCGCCATGTCCGTCCGGATCGGAtttaaaaaatgcaaatacaaaacaacacTTACACCtaactaaactaaactaaactacACAGTCGACAATGCACTGTCGTCTCATGTTTACAGGTCCATGACATAGCCACCGAATATATACGTTCAACTGTCACGAAAATGAACACCCTAATATATTGCCAAATGAGAGTCGAATATTTCGCTATAGTGGGAATAAAATAATGGGAAAAGCTACAATGTGGGTGGCCCCACAAAATTGCATTTCGCTGCAACGTGTGCCAAATTATGGATTTACAGGAATTTCTTAACCACAGAATGTCAACAATTAGTTCTAACAAAGGAAAGTGAATACAGCCCTTCTACCATGGAAGACAAGTACAGTTGAATTCCGTTACATAAATAACACCCTGCAACCTACTACAAAAGCACCCCACTTTATCGCGTGGTGAGCAAAATGTCAAAAATTGTGCCATGTTACGCAAAAACTGCTTAGGcagtttcaagattcacaaTACGACAAAACAGCCTGCAACTTCTTTCACATCCATGTACAGAATCTGAGATGTCAATATGGGTATGAAGCTGGAAAGACCACCTGCAGAAGGAGGACATATGTGCCACTTCAGCATTCATATAAAGGGAAAATGAGATGTCATAAGACATGTTCAATTTGAAGAAGTAATTGTTTGAACCTTTCATAAAGAACATGAAACAAGTTTTGGATTACACACAGTCGGAGTTTAGAACATATGACATACGTAAATCAGATGCCAGTTGCAAAACATTGACATTAGCATCTATAGTGTTCAAATCCCCAATACCCTAAactttgaagaacaaaagtagCAATTTTTAGTAATCACAGTTGGACAAGTTCCCAACATAATGTAAGTTCTCTTAAATGAACACTGACATCACAGGAGAATACGTACGACGTAACTACAATGAAGTAAATAACAATGCAATTCCAAAGGCAGTAGTTAACAATAAAGCAGCAATGAGGTCAGATTAGGACTTTTACCTCATACATAGGCCTCCCCCCTCAAAGCCTCGATTGCAAGCTTCAATCGGTAGTAGCCAAACTTCGATGGGTCAATGGTATGTAAAGGAATGCCGGCACTAAGGTACTCAATAAATTTGACTGTCATAATGCCACATGAAGTACTGTCCACCCGAGCAGTGGAGAAGTTAGAAGTGCACCTATTGATAACATCCGAGTATAGTGATTTAAAAGAACACAGCTTACCCATCAGTTTGTTGAGGAACATCGGAAATTCTGCAAATTGTGAATGGGTTAAAGTTTGACATGTCAGTCCCCTTTCTCTTCACCGCTTCAACCTCCGATTTCTCATAAAACCTCATTTCATGCAGCACCTTTGCAAGCGTATGGGTAATAGGCTCCATGAATCGGACAAGCATACTGTTGGAGGTAAAATCAGAATACGAGTCATAGACAGTGACAGTATGTCGCACAAAGTCGACTTCTACTGCCACCCAATGGGATTGTCGAACATTATACGGGAGATAGACCTTGCGCACTTTCGTCCATGCTTGCGCATACCCATGTTGCCATGACCCATTGACAAAGTGGTGTACATTTTTGAGGTAGTTAGGGGGAGGGTGAATGGTGCTTGCAGCAGATTGTTTCCTCGTGACTCGTTTCCCACTTGGCATTGCAAACGGCTGTAAAAATTGCTGCAACCAAGTGTGACATACACGTTACATAAACCCAAACCAAAGCACCAAAAGGAGAGACCAACATGACTCCTACCAATGCAAGAACTGCAGTGACACAAAATATGGATACAAAATTACCTGCAGACAAAACTCGGTGGTTGTCCACTCCCTTCCAAATAGTTGCGGATGAGAGAGTTGTCTTTTGCGTATTAGAAACATGGCCATGTCAAGGTGCTGCTATTTCAGAACACAACAACCGCGTGAATATCACAAATTTGACACACATAGTCAATGTCATCAAATAAGAGATTGATCGAAATAAAGCCGGGTTCAAATTGTTACCCTCGAGCTCATCCATGCAGTTTCATCTAAcagtttgtaaaaaaaaatctgcccCAACTTCAAATGGTTCGAGCTCCAGCTCCGCACTACAAAAACAACACTTGCAAAggtaaattaaaatataatacacAAGTGGAACACCTTGTATAATATGACAATGACACACACATGTATAGTATAGCTGTGTATAAATTGTTTGCATACAtcaaaaaacaagtaaaatgGTTTTGCCAAGATACAAATCCTAACCTGATGTCAGTTTTCCAAGCCCTGCAAAGTTGTATGATAGCCTTCACATCGTCCATGGCCACGGGTTTTGTTGGATCAAAACGGGGCTGAGGTGTCTGTGCATGCAAATCAGTAaccttcctctttttcctgGAGGGATCGGTGAATGGACTCAACAATGGTGTCGCAGCCCGCTTAAGTCTGCACCCTTTGCCTTCACCATCTGGTTTCCGAACCGTGGCAGTAGCCTCGTTGTCCCCTTCATCCCCTTCATCACCAACCACAGTTATGTTACATTTCATGGGAGGCCTGACCTTGCATCCCACCCCCTCAATTTCTGTCTTCTTCCAATCCTGTAACAAATGTAACATTGTTTTACAAATAACTCTATACCCATTCCCATCTTCCGGAGTAGGAAGGAGGGCATCTTCAACACTAGGAAGCTTCACATCTTCAGCGGTAGGAACCTTGTGAGGTTGTTGGTCCACTTGCCTCTCAGGAACTgaagtttcaatttcagtGTCTATGACTTCCATGGCTGGGAAGGGTTCCACTCTATCAACAGGGACTTCTGGTTCCCTTGGAGCCCCTTGTTGATCTGAGGCTGGAAAGTGTTCCACTCCATCACCACAGACTGGTGCTTCCATTTCACCCCGTTCTGTATGCATGCCTGGGAAGGGTTCTACTCCATCAGCTGGAACTTGAGTGTCCATTTTAGGTGCTGCTGTAGTCGGACTAGTAGGTTCATTTACGGGTGACAAATCATTCTGCCCTCCGTCATTCATCTGGGCAGTACAGACTTCCTCATGGGCTTCtccaccataatttttttttaactcctCCGTCTCCAACTTCAAATAATGTTCGACTTCAGCAATTTTTAGGGTCAAATCCCGAATAGCCTTTTTATTTCTGTCACACTCGTTCTCATGCTTCAAACAGTTCTTCTGTACAATAGCTTCCAAGTCACGAACTCTGTTCCTAAGCCCCCGATTTGAACTACGTAGCTTAGCCAACTCATCCTTAGTGCTGCGTAATTGATGCTTCAAACTGCGAACGTCATTAACAGACCTTTTGGCCTGCATACAGTTATAATGCAACAGTTACAAAGCTTACAAAAAACCACGAAACTATTTCCACTTCATTCCTATCGTATTCGCTATATTTTCACAACATTGGAAAAAGATCATGCTCACCTTAGAAGAGGAGGGAAGGGTGGCTGTTTCCTCAACATCCGCGTCTTTTTCTTCACTAGAAGTGCCGGTTTTTTCTTCGGCCTCATCCCCAAATAATTCAACCATTGGTTCTTCGTTGTCATCATCACCCCAACTCCAGTAAGGTTGTTGCTTCTCAATATCTGTTGGCCGGAGAAGTTGCACATCAACCTCCAattgaaacacaaaaaaaaaaaaaaatcagttaaCTTTGTACTTTTTCCTAATCATAACATCACTGATACAAACAGATCTAACctcaaagttttcaaaaacCTGACTCATAACCTCCCGAAAACGGGCCACCGTGTTGCTCCTCCAATGTAATATTCGAGGGATGTGCCTATTGTCTTCATGGACCGTGAAATGCAATGCTTCCAAAGCTGGGAACACTTCAAAGGCCCAAATCTGTTCACAACATTGAAACATCAATATATGTAAATGTATTTGCATCAAATAGTTAATTGCTGGATATGTGTTCACCTGAAGAGCGAAGCCAAACCCCCTTATGATGTACTCTCTTGGTCTACCACTTCGCATTCTTGTCTGCGTTCTCTTTCCACGTTGTTtgggcatttttcttttttggggcaCTTTGACTCGTTGGTATTCAGCAAAACGGCCCTCAACAGTGAAGCATTTGTCATTGCATATGACACTGCGCCCCATGGATACTTGTCAAACTCCTCTAGGTCTTCAGCCAACTTCAAATAGCGCATGTCAATAAGCACATGCTTTTCAGTACCCAATAGAACAAAATTGGCAAAATAGACCATTCCAAGCTTTAACGCATCCTCATCATCTGTGCACTCGATGAAGGCGTGTGTAGGTCCAAAAGGGTGGCAGGTTTATTGGTGCTGAAGTATTTTCGCTTCAACGAGCAATTTTCATTTGTCGCCTTCGGAATGAAAGGGAGCTTTCCGAACCTTAGCCCCGTGATGAGGCAAAATTGTTGGGCTGTGAATTGTATCAACTTGTTACCCACAATGAATTTTATCCCGTTCACCTGTGTAACTGTCTTAGGATCAGCCTTCCTCATCAACAGGCCGTGGACAATTTGTGAATTCCACTTCAGGTCCTCTATCAGTAAtagatgaccaaaacaacttcCCTCGAACCTCTGTAACTGCTGCGTATTGAACTTCGCCTTTATTGTTGTAATGGCGGTCCTTGTGTGTGAAAGGGCATATGGCTTTCCTTCGTACTTCTCATCCTCAGGAATCATAAGCTTTGCTTTACAAGCCATTCACAAGTTCCCTGCACAACAACATCATACATATGGATCATTGGTTACCCATATTTCATACGTACATTACTCAAACTAATACTTTCAACCCATtttgatatatgtatatacatttgataaaaccataaatgtttttaagCCTCTTTTCTACTCTCCAACTCTCTCCACACTCTCCTCTTATCTACATTCCCTTCTGCCAAATGTACATCCCATTCcatcaaaaaaccaaataccaCCCAAgtctgaaaacaatttcatcaacCACGGATCCACTTCATACAGGGTTTGGGCGAAATGGCTACAAGAATTACTCCAAATGCATCAATGCCTACTAAAATCTACTCATATGCAATACAGTACCACACATGGAACATCAGTATTCACAGTTATGGACTCTGTGTGCAAACTAGACACGTCAAAATGTTACTGCAACTGCAACTGCTAAACCTAGATGGATGAACATGCAATTTCTAAACAGATACTGAAGCCCcataaaataccatttttaGACATATATCACAAGCTGCAAGCAAGGAATAACAACACAATTTAGCACGTTTTATACCACAGGGAACAGAAAATTTCCACGGCAACTAACTTTAGtatttcaaaatcacataattAAACATTAACACTGGAAGGGTGCAAAATATGCTACTACGTGCTGAAACACCAATGATACCAACAAATTTACTTGTGCATTATTACTCAACACCTAATTCAGGGCCTACTGAGGTAATGGTGTGTTATAATGGAATAGCCCTTGGCACCAGAATAATTTCCCACACTAAATATGACTCATAAAATGGAAGTGAAAACAAGCATTGCCATAGAACCAATCCTATATGACAAATAGCAATTTGAGGCACTGCATCGTCCATAGAGCAAAATCAATACACCAATACAAGTTTCATCCCAGCATGATCTACTTCACAGttaaattacattattattgCAATATCTCTAATTACTAAACTTCACAAATTCAGTCACAGGTTAGTGAAATTATCCTTCTCAAATGATAACcatacaaaaacacaaactagtcaataacaaatacaaaacccaCCTTAGAATAACTCCTTCTCTGCACAGAACCGAATTCGAAATCCCAGCCACACCTACAGCAAATCGCGACTTTTGTCCTAACCGAGTCTCGGattgagaaggaggaggacGTTCGTGAACAAAGTCCTAaccgaaaccaaaatttagggtttttttaggCCCTCAAGgagcagagaagaagagaacgaCGTCGATTCAAGACTCGAACTTAGAGGGAACTCAGACATCGTTTAAGGGAGACATCATTTCACGATTAAACCCTCTCTTTCACCGTCAAGAGCCCCCTcaccaaaccctaaaattcaCTGCAAAGAGAGAACGACAGAGTGCTGCTTAGGTTTTCGTGACAGAGGGAGAAAtagagtggtggtggtcgATGGACACAGAAACCGccgagagaggaagagaaccGTGACTGAAAGCTGAGAAAGGGAGACAAGCCTGCGTTAGGTCGCCAATCAAAGGCCAATAACGGGTTGatacatgtgcttttatatggaggGCAGTTTGGTCATTTCACGTTCACAAGTGATTATTTGAGAACACAATTTGTAAGCTGATTATTTCAGAATACCACTTGTGAAAAGTGATTATCTCAGCTTATTTCCCTAAAAATTAACCCCAATGAAGGAAGTGACTAGGTCCAAAAGGCCAGAACAAGGCCAAAAAAGCCTTTTGTTCGCGCCTAAAGAGACTCTCAGGATGAAAAGGTCGACCATGCCCATTTTACTTATGCGATCATACTTGAAGGGACAAAGTGTGGATCACATCGCCTCCAGCGCCCAGTGCACTTTTTGCCAAGAAGCCCAAGCGCTGCTCGCCTAAAAGGACCAATCAGTCTCTGAATACTCCACTGTCGCTTTATTCCCACAAAAAGAGAGACACATGTCAATTCGCAAGTGAACAACCACCCAAAAGGTGCCACGTCACTAACGAACCTTCCATCCAACATTGAAATAACACAAGAAGAGAAGCCCTCTTCTCAAGTATAAAAGAGACATACTTTTCCATCTAAAAAGGTAATCTAAATTTTCTCCATTCTAAGTACAATACTTTTCTTACCTCCCTTGAGGGAAACGCAGACTTAGGCATCAAAAGTTGTTGATGACTCTTCCACTACCACTTTTGAGTGACcattccttcttttcttgtaGGAATTGGTGGCTGGAATCCTACCCTTACTTGGCCACTCCAAGTAAGATCAAACACACACTTTCAAACACCCAAGTAAGCTCAAAAACGCTCTCAAGGGATCACACATCAACAAATACTAAAACacgtttttgttttgggtaaTCTCTAAACtttacttcttctttttttataagttAACCCATTCTAAAAATGTATTGTAAGTGCGCACccaataaaatttcaaaactatCCTTACTAGAAATAAATCTAATTAAGTTAGAAAATTTTGTAAGTGAACCCAACTCACCCATGCCCACACTGAGCCACTGACGGATCCgaaatttttttagtgaaGATGCAATTTTAAAAGGCTAAAAACTCTTTgtggattgaacatctaaggctTTTTACCTATATTGACTTTAGTTCACTTCAtttattcatatcatacatgaaaaattattttatgtaaaaatattgactaagtatgaaaaatagtttttcgaaataatcattttctcaaaattttggcagcttttattccttacacatcaaataaaaaaacttgattttatgggattttattataaagtatatattgacttgatgaaccatcatttttagcctaaatcgtattttacACTAAAAtcgattttttatattttaatttggtgggaatttaatttttttagtttttttatttgaatctaaATGGGaagtacttccttatttacattgtaaacttaataAATCCGCTTCTGCACTGAGCCCTACAACTGAGACTTCTTGTCCACCAAATTCAAGTACCCTCCACTGCTAACCACCAATCCAAAACTCTGAGATTATTGCAAGTTATATGTAGGATTTTtggagggagagagatgagTGATGAGTGTGATGAGTCTATGCAAGAGCATGAACAAGTTCACTTATAAAGCCATGTGTGTtttcatatgttttttttaaaataatttgttaatttgtttttatctttgaaggaaaaagagaactCAGCAAGCACAAATGTCCAAACTTAGACAGATATTTCCAGAAGACAAATAAAACTGATAAGAAACCAACTTATTCGCTCTGTTCGTTTTGAAACGACGGTAAAACCATGAGTTTGTTCGGTGCTTCTTCTCCTCCATGGGTTCTAAGGACCTCTCTTCTCACAAcaccctcttcttcttcatcttcttcttcaaaattctcaaaataccAATCATGCCCTTCTCCTCGCCTTTTATGCCGCGCCCAAGCCAACGTAGGCAGTGACTTCAAATTCGTTCTTCACGATGCTCTCGATTCCTCTGGAACCCCCACCTCCCTCGCCAGGGTaattcttctgtttttttaattgaaaatagaATACACTTAATTTtccttataaatataaattgggtatgtatttatttatttatttatttttagggaTGAAATGAATGCATTGGCCATTTGGATCAGCTTGATGCAGTCCCTTTTATCATTCTTACTTTATTCCTAAAGAGAGGAATTTCACATACTCCAAAAGTTGCTTTAGGTTTTTTCTGTAGatgaaaatgaaggaaaataatgaagccatgtaaaaataatatgtTGTTGCTGATGTGAGAAGCCTACTTCTTTTATAGTTTTTCCTTAtaaattacatttatttaaacaTTTTATAATGACAACTGTTAATTTTATAATGTTGTTCATTAACTGGTTTAGCTCTTATCAATTACATGatgctgatttttttttttttttggggggagAAATTTTGGACTTTGTTACAATACAAT
The Prunus dulcis chromosome 2, ALMONDv2, whole genome shotgun sequence DNA segment above includes these coding regions:
- the LOC117617469 gene encoding T-complex protein 1 subunit gamma-like — its product is MAGFGMRRWRKTDNNRIAKACGAVIVNRPDQLQQFDVGTGAGIFEVKTIGDEFFAFIVDCKEPKACTVLLRGPSKDQFNEVERNLQDAMSVARNILKNPNLGPGGGATQLTVSATLKQKSSSVEGIEKWPYEAAAIAFERIPRTLAPNCGVNVIRTMTALQGKIWDACNVKAQSFKTAIEAACLLLRIDDIVSGMKKKQPPGAKAPSKPQVETEGDADNEQIIPECLSRARGYLSLNEVLL
- the LOC117619996 gene encoding uncharacterized protein LOC117619996 — encoded protein: MEVIDTEIETSVPERQVDQQPHKVPTAEDVKLPSVEDALLPTPEDGNGYRVICKTMLHLLQDWKKTEIEGVGCKVRPPMKCNITVVGDEGDEGDNEATATVRKPDGEGKGCRLKRAATPLLSPFTDPSRKKRKVTDLHAQTPQPRFDPTKPVAMDDVKAIIQLCRAWKTDISAELELEPFEVGADFFLQTVR
- the LOC117617470 gene encoding uncharacterized protein LOC117617470, yielding MGRSVICNDKCFTVEGRFAEYQRVKVPQKRKMPKQRGKRTQTRMRSGRPREYIIRGFGFALQIWAFEVFPALEALHFTVHEDNRHIPRILHWRSNTVARFREVMSQVFENFEVDVQLLRPTDIEKQQPYWSWGDDDNEEPMVELFGDEAEEKTGTSSEEKDADVEETATLPSSSKAKRSVNDVRSLKHQLRSTKDELAKLRSSNRGLRNRVRDLEAIVQKNCLKHENECDRNKKAIRDLTLKIAEVEHYLKLETEELKKNYGGEAHEEVCTAQMNDGGQNDLSPLME